In one window of Nothobranchius furzeri strain GRZ-AD chromosome 11, NfurGRZ-RIMD1, whole genome shotgun sequence DNA:
- the LOC107383927 gene encoding tubulin beta-2A chain, whose translation MREIVHIQAGQCGNQIGAKFWEVISDEHGIDPTGSYQGDSDLQLERINVYYNEASGSKYVPRAILLDLEPGTMDSVRSGPFGQLFRPDNFVFGQSGAGNNWAKGHYTEGAELVDSVLDVVRKESENCDCLQGFQLTHSLGGGTGSGMGTLLISKIREEYPDRIMNTFSVMPSPKVSDTVVEPYNATLSVHQLVENTDETFSIDNEALYDICFRTLKLTTPTYGDLNHLVSATMSGVTTCLRFPGQLNADLRKLAVNMVPFPRLHFFMPGFAPLTSRGSQQYRALSVPELTQQMFDAKNMMAACDPRHGRYLTVAAIFRGRMSMKEVDEQMLSVQNKNSSYFVEWIPNNVKTAVCDIPPRGLKMSATFIGNSTAIQELFRRISEQFTAMFRRKAFLHWYTGEGMDEMEFTEAESNMNDLVSEYQQYQDATADEIGEYEEDEMEDEEDVRHDVRH comes from the exons ATGAGGGAAATCGTTCACATCCAGGCTGGACAGTGTGGAAATCAGATCGGGGCGAAG TTCTGGGAGGTGATAAGCGATGAACACGGCATTGACCCTACCGGCAGCTACCAAGGTGACAGTGATCTGCAGCTGGAGAGGATAAACGTCTACTACAATGAGGCGTCAG GCAGCAAATATGTCCCACGTGCCATCCTGCTGGATCTGGAGCCTGGGACCATGGATTCTGTACGCTCTGGGCCATTTGGACAACTCTTCAGACCTGACAACTTTGTCTTTG GTCAAAGCGGGGCAGGAAATAACTGGGCCAAGGGGCACTACACAGAGGGAGCCGAGCTAGTGGACTCAGTCCTGGATGTCGTGAGAAAGGAGTCTGAGAACTGTGACTGCCTTCAGGGTTTCCAGCTCACCCACTCCTTGGGTGGAGGCACAGGTTCAGGGATGGGCACGTTGCTCATCAGCAAGATTCGTGAGGAGTATCCCGATCGCATTATGAACACCTTTAGCGTCATGCCCTCACCCAAAGTCTCAGACACTGTGGTGGAGCCGTACAATGCCACCCTCTCCGTCCACCAGCTGGTAGAAAACACAGATGAGACCTTCAGTATTGACAATGAGGCCCTGTATGATATCTGCTTCCGCACGCTGAAGCTAACCACACCAACCTACGGAGACCTCAACCACCTGGTGTCGGCCACCATGAGTGGGGTGACCACCTGCCTCCGCTTCCCTGGCCAGCTCAACGCTGATCTCCGTAAGCTGGCTGTCAACATGGTTCCCTTCCCTCGCTTGCATTTCTTCATGCCGGGCTTTGCTCCTCTTACAAGCAGGGGCAGCCAGCAGTATCGTGCCCTCTCTGTTCCAGAGCTCACACAGCAAATGTTTGACGCCAAGAACATGATGGCAGCATGCGACCCCCGCCACGGACGCTACCTCACGGTGGCGGCCATCTTTCGTGGCCGCATGTCAATGAAGGAAGTGGACGAGCAGATGCTGAGCGTTCAGAACAAGAACAGTAGCTACTTTGTGGAATGGATTCCCAACAACGTCAAGACCGCCGTCTGTGACATCCCACCGCGAGGCTTAAAGATGTCTGCCACCTTCATCGGGAACAGCACGGCAATCCAAGAACTGTTCAGGAGAATATCTGAGCAGTTCACCGCCATGTTTCGCCGCAAGGCCTTTCTCCACTGGTACACTGGAGAGGGGATGGATGAGATGGAGTTCACCGAGGCTGAAAGCAACATGAATGACCTGGTCTCTGAGTACCAACAGTACCAGGATGCAACAGCGGATGAAATAGGAGAATACGAAGAGGATGAAATGGAAGATGAAGAGGACGTTCGACATGATGTCCGCCACTGA
- the LOC107383924 gene encoding desmoglein-2-like protein: MAHLLKCSVFVLLLFYLALVCVRGEWILAPRPLYENTDYTGYDFLAKIRSDKENFTKIIYAIQGPGVDQDPTGIFSIDKDTGFVKVHAILDREERARYLLKGVAFFANRSRAERDLDLKFEVLDMNDNTPIIQTQQVGNVSEGCKAGTVVMKVIATDADDPNTENAKIFYRIDERSNRAGMFYIDASTGEIKVSSNNLDRETQDVYKLVIFASDLNGRAGGNMGTGEITIKVTDINDNVPYLEKNSYEASVEENTVGVEVLRLKAYDLDEVNTDNWAAVYEIASGNEAGYFTITTDAKTNEGVIMINKAVDYEELKTLNLDVRVSNKAKYNMGSSGMTGASMPSKSYPIKINVVNQKEGPRFQPTVKVVAVSEDKSSISLNKVIATYTAIDSDTQQTATNVRYLKLKDQDNWLSIDEKTAEIKLNKLPDRESIYLKNGTYYAEILCISNEIPSKTATGTIAIQVEDFNDHCPQLTSTVKTMCLEDRVIYATAVDQDEFPNSAPFDFNVIQDDSKQNWAVEVLNETTVILRDKGKLWPGNYKVKLEIKDQQGKSCDDLQIVDLVVCSCDKDTKSCVARRKGSAVFGAAGILLLLLGLLLLLLIPLLLLLCLCGNVASDFKAIPYEAREHLISYQTEGQGEDRAVPMLPIPVIVENGNMSTKDILVSGRNGYLSNVVETDRGVGGAMGGGATMTAEEMHMYNQYRYGQEKVGMMGSVLMGAGKGMEISKYKFDGLNEMALPDHYLGEYLSNKLGSMEQYKEKENSLAYNYEGQESPAGSVGCCSLLENNYDLAFLDDLGPKFKTLAEICNGGTFTSNSVTVEVSKPPVKTIPPVMPSASTHTHVHTHTETVRERDRVNTLSASKVASESSTIVQEQRVTDRSQGFTTLPKVQVQENVIIPNQTLLIQQPTMYYAATPMYVVESNPQMVLVSGAQQAVGQVSQAGLSQGIVQVGGLQGSQGVVLVEGQVGMGGATSQIAMSGTTARQVVLGGATSQVPMSGTTRQVVLGGATSQVPMGGTATRQVAVGGVKGQKVQGVSQGVVSESSQVLLVENGSAGGSQSTNLVQGFGQTGLGSLEAGFDKRGKGVQLQSFSTSSRGSAGSKEDFPLMTTPKAQGSPRVVVQHKKVTVTETNTRA; this comes from the exons ATGGCGCATCTGCTGAAATGCAGCGTTTTTGTCCTCCTGCTCTTCTACCTCGCT CTCGTTTGTGTGAGGGGAGAGTGGATTCTGGCTCCCCGGCCTCTTTATGAGAACACGGATTACACCGGTTATGACTTTCTTGCCAAG ATTCGCTCTGATAAAGAGAATTTCACAAAGATAATATATGCCATACAAGGTCCTGGTGTTGACCAGGACCCTACGGGTATATTTAGCATTGATAAAGACACTGGCTTTGTGAAAGTCCATGCCATACTGGACCGAGAAGAAAGGGCTCGTTATTTA ttgaaAGGTGTGGCCTTCTTCGCCAATAGGTCTCGGGCTGAAAGAGATCTTGACCTGAAATTTGAAGTTTTGGATATGAATGACAATACACCAATCATCCAAACACAGCAAGTCGGAAATGTCAGTGAAGGCTGCAAAGCAG GCACTGTTGTCATGAAAGTGATCGCGACTGATGCTGATGATCCAAACACTGAAAATGCAAAAATCTTTTACCGAATCGATGAGCGTAGCAATAGAGCTGGGATGTTCTACATCGATGCAAGCACCGGAGAGATCAAAGTTAGCAGTAACAATCTTGATAGGGAG ACACAAGATGTATATAAGCTGGTTATTTTTGCCTCTGATTTGAATGGAAGAGCAGGAGGAAACATGGGaactggtgaaattacaattaAAGTTACAGACATAAATGACAATGTTCCATACCTGGAAAAAAATTCG TATGAGGCAAGTGTGGAGGAGAACACTGTCGGTGTGGAGGTTTTGAGGTTAAAAGCCTACGATCTGGATGAAGTCAACACAGACAATTGGGCTGCCGTCtacgagattgcttcagggaatgAGGCTGGTTATTTCACCATCACAACTGATGCCAAAACCAATGAGGGAGTCATCATGATTAACAAg GCTGTGGACTACGAGGAACTAAAGACACTGAATTTAGATGTGAGGGTTTCCAACAAAGCAAAGTACAACATGGGCAGCAGTGGAATGACAGGGGCATCAATGCCATCAAAATCGTATCCCATCAAAATAAATGTTGTCAATCAGAAAGAGGGTCCCCGTTTCCAGCCTACTGTTAAAGTGGTGGCCGTTTCAGAGGATAAGTCATCAATCTCTCTCAACAAAGTCATAGCGACCTACACCGCTATCGACAGTGACACTCAACAAACTGCCACCAACGTGAG GTATTTAAAGCTAAAGGATCAGGACAACTGGTTGTCTATTGATGAAAAGACAGCAGAAATCAAACTGAATAAATTGCCTGACCGAGAGTCCATATACCTAAAAAACGGAACATATTATGCTGAAATTCTATGTATTTCCAATG aaatTCCCTCCAAAACTGCAACTGGGACTATAGCCATTCAGGTGGAGGACTTCAATGATCACTGCCCACAACTCACCAGCACAGTTAAGACCATGTGCTTGGAGGATCGTGTGATTTATGCCACGGCTGTAGATCAGGATGAGTTCCCCAATTCAGCACCTTTTGACTTCAATGTAATTCAAGACGACAGTAAACAGAACTGGGCAGTGGAGGTTCTCAATG AAACCACCGTGATTCTGCGAGACAAAGGCAAATTGTGGCCAGGCAACTACAAAGTCAAACTGGAGATTAAGGACCAGCAGGGAAAGTCTTGCGACGATCTCCAGATAGTAGATTTAGTGGTGTGTTCATGCGATAAGGACACCAAATCCTGTGTGGCGCGCAGGAAAGGTTCTGCCGTTTTTGGAGCTGCTGGCATCTTGCTCCTGCTGCTTGGACTGCTGCTTCTCCTGT TGATTCCCCttcttctgctgttgtgtctgtgTGGAAATGTAGCAAGCGATTTCAAGGCTATCCCCTATGAAGCAAGAGAACATCTCATCTCATACCAGACAGAAGGACAGGGAGAAGACAGG GCTGTACCTATGTTACCCATCCCGGTGATTGTTGAAAATGGCAATATGAGCACAAAGGACATTCTCGTGTCAGGGAGAAATGGATATCTATCAAATGTGGTTGAAACAGATAGAGGTGTAGGAGGAGCTATGGGTGGAGGAGCGACCATGACGGCGGAGGAGATGCACATGTACAACCAATACAGATACGGGCAGGAGAAGGTGGGAATGATGGGTTCAGTGCTGATGGGAGCAGGAAAAGGAATGGAGATCTCTAAATACAAATTTGATGGCTTAAACGAGATGGCTTTGCCGGATCATTATCTGGGGGAGTACCTTTCAAAT aaattGGGCAGTATGGAACAGTATAAGGAGAAGGAAAATTCTCTGGCTTACAACTACGAGGGTCAAGAATCGCCGGCAGGTTCCGTAGGCTGCTGCAGCCTCCTTGAAAATAATTACGACCTTGCATTCCTTGATGACCTGGGGCCAAAATTCAAAACCTTGGCTGAAATCTGTAATGGAGgaaccttcaccagcaactcGGTGACTGTTGAAGTTTCAAAGCCTCCAGTTAAAACCATACCTCCAGTTATGCCCTCCGCCTCAACCCACACTCACGTTCACACTCACACTGAAACCGTCAGAGAAAGGGACCGCGTTAACACGCTCAGTGCCTCCAAAGTAGCATCTGAGTCGTCTACAATCGTCCAAGAGCAGAGAGTCACTGACAGGTCCCAAGGtttcacaactcttccaaaagtacAAGTTCAAGAAAACGTGATCATCCCTAACCAAACGCTGCTCATACAGCAGCCCACCATGTATTATGCTGCTACGCCTATGTATGTAGTTGAGTCTAATCCCCAGATGGTGCTTGTGTCAGGAGCTCAGCAGGCAGTTGGTCAGGTGAGCCAAGCTGGGCTCAGTCAGGGGATAGTGCAGGTTGGTGGCCTCCAAGGCTCTCAGGGTGTGGTCCTTGTTGAAGGACAGGTTGGAATGGGTGGAGCAACTAGTCAGATAGCTATGAGTGGAACAACAGCAAGGCAGGTAGTTCTGGGTGGAGCAACAAGTCAGGTACCTATGAGTGGAACAACAAGGCAGGTAGTTCTGGGTGGAGCAACAAGTCAGGTACCTATGGGGGGAACAGCAACAAGACAGGTAGCTGTGGGTGGAGTGAAAGGACAAAAAGTACAGGGCGTCTCGCAGGGAGTTGTCTCCGAGTCTAGTCAAGTGCTGTTGGTGGAGAATGGATCTGCTGGAGGAAGTCAGAGCACTAATTTAGTGCAGGGCTTTGGTCAAACAGGTCTGGGCTCTCTAGAGGCTGGTTTTGACAAGAGGGGTAAAGGTGTGCAGTTGCAATCTTTTTCCACGAGTTCACGTGGTTCAGCAGGCTCAAAGGAGGACTTTCCACTCATGACCACACCCAAAGCTCAGGGAAGCCCGAGGGTGGTTGTGCAGCATAAAAAAGTCACCGTCACTGAGACTAACACGCGTGCCTGA